One genomic segment of Kiritimatiella glycovorans includes these proteins:
- a CDS encoding HipA N-terminal domain-containing protein, with product MTDGDKKVLRRAEVFQSGRLAGNLLEQEQGGLWVFEYIDGYGGAPISLTLPVRGEPYTFKEFPAVFDGLLPEGAQLEALLKTRKIDRNDYFKQLVTVGGDLVGSLSVCIPKDAIAEEKEG from the coding sequence ATGACGGACGGCGACAAAAAAGTTCTTCGAAGAGCGGAGGTCTTCCAGTCAGGACGGCTTGCCGGAAATTTATTGGAGCAGGAGCAAGGTGGTCTTTGGGTTTTCGAGTATATAGATGGCTATGGAGGTGCGCCTATTTCACTGACACTTCCCGTTCGTGGGGAGCCTTATACATTCAAGGAGTTTCCTGCCGTTTTTGATGGATTGCTGCCTGAAGGGGCGCAATTGGAAGCGCTCTTGAAGACACGCAAGATTGATCGAAATGACTATTTTAAGCAGTTGGTGACTGTCGGAGGCGATTTAGTCGGTTCGCTTTCAGTGTGTATCCCAAAGGATGCTATTGCTGAGGAAAAGGAAGGCTAG
- a CDS encoding helix-turn-helix domain-containing protein, with translation MRSEQLGNLIVFHRKKAGLTQVGLAELAGVSRSVVQDLEAGKGRTVWEHVESILVVLNLELQPVGPLVEEWKRSWEVSQ, from the coding sequence ATGCGTAGTGAACAACTAGGCAATTTAATTGTCTTTCACCGAAAGAAGGCTGGTTTGACACAAGTCGGACTGGCCGAACTGGCTGGTGTCAGTCGATCTGTCGTCCAGGATCTGGAAGCTGGAAAGGGGAGAACGGTGTGGGAGCACGTTGAATCCATACTGGTTGTTTTGAATCTTGAGTTGCAGCCAGTCGGGCCATTGGTCGAGGAGTGGAAACGGTCTTGGGAGGTATCTCAATGA
- a CDS encoding PEP-CTERM sorting domain-containing protein (PEP-CTERM proteins occur, often in large numbers, in the proteomes of bacteria that also encode an exosortase, a predicted intramembrane cysteine proteinase. The presence of a PEP-CTERM domain at a protein's C-terminus predicts cleavage within the sorting domain, followed by covalent anchoring to some some component of the (usually Gram-negative) cell surface. Many PEP-CTERM proteins exhibit an unusual sequence composition that includes large numbers of potential glycosylation sites. Expression of one such protein has been shown restore the ability of a bacterium to form floc, a type of biofilm.): MKKTSKLSLSLALASLLASSASGNLVFEDTFDATAVNSAGFNNDIAARQANTTLTNAPYAYTAAGGAAISLDGSNVVIDGAGSFTPDTSETLAGDLGAELVGEIYTISFELSNTSGPSGDWIGFGFGDVAVGAANANVGAGLLIRRNGAKSFYFADGSGTNFSSTVSGVNTWEITVDETGANPTVQFFQNGSALNATPTTILSNLTGTDRTFQFNSLSNTTGTFDNLRIEVIPEPATVGLFVGAAALLCVFRRRARA; this comes from the coding sequence GCAATCTGGTCTTTGAGGACACCTTCGACGCCACGGCTGTAAACTCAGCCGGATTCAATAACGATATAGCCGCGCGCCAGGCCAATACGACCCTCACGAACGCTCCCTACGCCTATACCGCGGCGGGCGGCGCGGCAATCTCGCTCGACGGTTCGAATGTTGTGATCGACGGAGCAGGTTCGTTTACACCCGACACTTCGGAAACGCTTGCCGGTGATCTCGGGGCGGAGCTTGTCGGCGAAATCTACACCATTTCGTTTGAACTCAGCAATACCTCTGGTCCAAGCGGGGACTGGATCGGATTTGGGTTCGGGGACGTGGCTGTTGGTGCCGCCAACGCAAATGTCGGCGCCGGCTTGCTCATCCGAAGAAATGGGGCGAAATCGTTTTATTTTGCGGACGGTTCGGGCACCAATTTCAGTTCGACGGTGAGCGGAGTGAACACATGGGAAATTACGGTCGACGAAACCGGAGCGAATCCCACCGTGCAGTTCTTCCAGAACGGCAGCGCTCTGAACGCTACTCCAACCACGATTTTGTCGAACCTCACGGGCACCGACCGCACTTTCCAGTTCAATTCGCTTAGCAATACCACTGGCACCTTCGACAATCTCCGAATCGAAGTCATCCCGGAGCCGGCGACGGTGGGGCTTTTTGTGGGTGCGGCTGCGCTCCTTTGCGTCTTTCGCCGTCGCGCGCGGGCGTAA
- a CDS encoding discoidin domain-containing protein, giving the protein MQDVFFSPTVLSHHVHGEPAIWFDDGTYYMMYDYIGWNPKAHANVKKQGLGLATSKDGVYWRDHGIDFPNDEDVYWTGCAAVTRYQPDGPWVMQYSFTDVPKYPGFRMRFAVSEDSRTWEKLGPESTFLPDPRWYTNRRFDTINPCPAPDGGYWYGAWIAVPKDVWGFGFGKTRDGIQWEVLPPVEVVEVPRIKKDTIPGEMGGFFKMGDRYFIEYCDNTHASPLGVRVHIVSSKKPEGPYRPTPRNHTWGTYSYFYPRVYDLPGGTFFAEMFHVGRDNGRSYHMPPLKRIESDGESIWLKYWEGNDRLKSQPIRLSAVEPFDDGKASWLYGVPETLPYGNAVVVEGKLRLDGARGERNLALDATATASATEEAEWNQADSFSPDKAIDGNPATGWVGHAPVGGAVSFQLDLGESQSIGSIALHASVPPDFVETSVDGKEWTVVPDPPQVFDARNYSIGAYWENLGRDARFVRFTKKNAEDESWPGLPGGNPTWRGYFGISDVGVYARPSKSISDRPSLVLRREGERDFAIVVDRDGTVRFGGVDKDGTHFRREHVRDIEVDLGQQADFRLILREDMGEFYLNDYQIGLLNLAGTNPLIGRIGFTGIDGACRASDLKAWHSDPDASFLASSASGQLVFEDTFNATAGAAVGFNNDISTRQAASSLANAPYSYDATGSLALNGSNVNIVAAGSFTPDTSDTLAVDLGAELVGEIYTISFELSNTSGSSGDWIGFGFGNEAVGANIADAGLLIRRNGSNSFYFADGSGIQFSSTVSGVNTWEITVDETGASPTVQFFQNGSALNATPITITNLTGTDRTFQFNSSNSNTTGTFDNLRIEVIP; this is encoded by the coding sequence GTGCAGGACGTCTTCTTTAGTCCGACTGTCCTGTCCCATCATGTTCACGGCGAGCCGGCCATCTGGTTCGATGACGGCACTTATTATATGATGTACGATTACATCGGCTGGAATCCCAAAGCACATGCAAATGTCAAGAAGCAGGGACTAGGCTTGGCGACATCCAAAGACGGCGTTTACTGGCGCGACCACGGCATCGACTTCCCGAACGACGAGGATGTCTACTGGACAGGTTGCGCTGCTGTGACCCGGTATCAGCCTGACGGCCCCTGGGTGATGCAATATTCTTTTACCGATGTACCAAAATACCCCGGCTTCCGCATGCGCTTTGCCGTGTCCGAGGATTCGCGCACTTGGGAAAAGCTGGGGCCCGAGTCGACCTTCCTTCCGGATCCGCGCTGGTACACCAACCGCCGCTTTGACACGATCAACCCTTGCCCGGCTCCCGACGGCGGATACTGGTACGGCGCATGGATTGCCGTTCCCAAAGACGTGTGGGGGTTTGGCTTCGGCAAAACCCGGGACGGAATTCAATGGGAGGTGCTGCCCCCGGTAGAGGTGGTGGAGGTGCCCCGGATTAAGAAGGACACCATTCCGGGTGAGATGGGGGGCTTTTTCAAGATGGGAGATCGCTACTTCATCGAGTATTGCGACAACACCCACGCGTCGCCGCTCGGCGTTCGCGTTCACATCGTTAGCTCCAAGAAACCGGAGGGGCCTTACCGGCCCACCCCTCGCAATCACACCTGGGGGACCTATTCATATTTTTATCCACGCGTTTACGACTTGCCCGGCGGCACCTTCTTTGCCGAGATGTTTCATGTTGGTCGGGATAATGGCAGATCGTATCATATGCCACCATTGAAGCGGATCGAGTCCGATGGCGAAAGCATCTGGCTAAAATACTGGGAAGGGAACGACCGGCTGAAGAGCCAACCCATCCGGCTTTCCGCCGTAGAGCCATTCGATGACGGAAAAGCGTCCTGGCTGTATGGTGTTCCAGAGACGCTTCCCTATGGAAATGCCGTCGTGGTCGAGGGCAAACTCCGTTTGGACGGTGCCCGCGGGGAAAGGAATCTGGCTCTGGATGCGACGGCAACGGCCAGTGCAACCGAGGAAGCCGAATGGAATCAAGCGGACAGCTTCAGTCCGGACAAGGCGATCGATGGCAATCCGGCCACAGGCTGGGTCGGGCATGCGCCGGTGGGCGGAGCGGTGTCGTTTCAGTTGGATTTGGGGGAAAGTCAGTCAATCGGCTCCATTGCGCTTCACGCCTCCGTGCCTCCTGATTTTGTGGAGACCTCGGTCGACGGTAAGGAATGGACTGTCGTCCCGGATCCGCCGCAAGTGTTTGACGCTCGCAACTACTCCATAGGGGCCTACTGGGAAAATCTCGGGCGCGATGCGCGGTTTGTTCGATTTACGAAGAAGAACGCGGAGGACGAAAGTTGGCCTGGACTTCCTGGCGGGAATCCTACATGGCGTGGGTACTTCGGCATTAGCGATGTCGGTGTCTATGCGCGGCCGAGCAAATCGATTTCCGATAGGCCGTCGCTTGTCTTACGGCGCGAGGGCGAACGGGACTTCGCCATCGTCGTCGATCGCGATGGTACGGTTCGCTTCGGCGGTGTCGACAAGGACGGAACTCATTTTCGCCGGGAACATGTCCGGGATATAGAAGTCGATCTCGGGCAACAAGCCGATTTCCGGCTGATCCTGCGCGAGGACATGGGCGAATTCTATCTTAACGACTATCAGATCGGATTGCTCAATCTGGCGGGCACGAATCCATTGATCGGTCGCATCGGCTTCACCGGCATCGATGGTGCGTGCCGGGCCTCCGACTTGAAGGCCTGGCATTCGGATCCGGATGCGTCGTTCCTCGCCTCCTCCGCATCGGGCCAGCTGGTCTTTGAGGACACCTTCAACGCCACGGCCGGCGCAGCGGTTGGCTTCAACAACGACATCAGCACCCGGCAAGCCGCCAGCAGTCTGGCCAACGCCCCCTACAGCTATGATGCGACCGGTTCCCTCGCCCTCAACGGTTCGAATGTAAATATCGTCGCAGCAGGTTCGTTTACACCCGACACTTCGGATACGCTTGCCGTTGATCTCGGAGCGGAGCTTGTCGGCGAAATCTACACCATTTCGTTTGAACTCAGCAATACCTCTGGTTCAAGCGGGGACTGGATCGGATTTGGGTTCGGGAACGAGGCTGTTGGTGCCAACATCGCAGATGCCGGCTTGCTCATCCGAAGAAATGGGTCGAATTCGTTTTATTTTGCGGACGGTTCGGGCATCCAATTCAGTTCGACGGTGAGCGGAGTGAACACCTGGGAAATTACGGTCGACGAAACCGGAGCGAGTCCCACCGTGCAGTTCTTCCAGAACGGCAGCGCTCTGAACGCTACTCCAATCACGATTACGAACCTCACGGGCACCGACCGCACTTTCCAGTTCAATTCGTCTAACAGCAATACCACTGGCACCTTCGACAATCTCCGAATCGAAGTCATTCCGTAA
- a CDS encoding HipA domain-containing protein: MSHCPINLESLPEGCKYSETGLKSIHPKLKHLKPFEYSYEEQLREVRRRSGKMSIQGVQPKLSAVLKLKDASFALVNRGGRFILKPNPLACEEVPANEALTMSMAAAAGIHVPVHGLLCAQDDSWVYFVKRYDREGRSKKVHVEDFAQLSASTRETKYDSSLERVAQLVEQFCTFPAIEKPKLAKRLLFCFLTGNEDMHLKNFSIWVQDGVVSLTPAYDLLNSTLVLENAKEESALPLHGKKKKLTKKLWLDYFCRDRLKLSEVQVDKILQDFQEAMPAFDGLIGRSFLSEERKAGYRDILLERVRRLGISG, encoded by the coding sequence ATGTCGCATTGTCCGATCAATTTAGAGTCATTGCCTGAGGGATGCAAATATTCGGAAACTGGCCTGAAGAGCATACACCCGAAGCTGAAGCATTTGAAGCCTTTCGAGTATTCGTATGAAGAACAACTTCGTGAAGTGCGTCGCCGCTCCGGTAAGATGTCTATTCAAGGTGTGCAGCCCAAGCTATCGGCTGTTTTAAAATTAAAAGATGCTTCCTTCGCATTGGTGAACCGAGGAGGGAGATTTATTTTGAAACCCAACCCATTGGCATGCGAAGAAGTACCCGCCAATGAGGCGCTGACGATGAGTATGGCTGCGGCTGCGGGTATTCATGTGCCTGTGCATGGCTTATTGTGTGCTCAGGATGATAGCTGGGTTTATTTTGTGAAGCGCTATGACCGTGAGGGGCGTTCAAAGAAAGTGCACGTGGAGGACTTTGCGCAACTTTCAGCGTCAACCCGTGAAACAAAGTATGACAGCTCTTTGGAGCGTGTCGCTCAGTTGGTCGAACAATTTTGCACCTTTCCGGCGATAGAAAAGCCCAAGTTGGCCAAGCGTCTGTTGTTCTGCTTCCTGACTGGCAATGAAGATATGCACCTGAAAAATTTCTCGATTTGGGTGCAGGACGGAGTGGTCTCTTTAACGCCTGCGTATGACCTCTTGAATTCGACTCTGGTTTTGGAGAATGCCAAGGAAGAGAGTGCGTTGCCTTTGCATGGTAAAAAGAAGAAGCTCACCAAAAAGTTATGGTTGGATTACTTTTGCCGTGATCGTTTGAAGCTATCGGAAGTGCAGGTTGATAAAATTCTCCAAGACTTTCAGGAGGCTATGCCTGCATTTGACGGCTTGATTGGGCGAAGCTTCCTATCAGAAGAGCGTAAGGCTGGATACCGTGATATCCTGTTGGAAAGAGTAAGAAGGTTGGGGATTTCGGGATAA